The Variovorax paradoxus DNA window ATGGCGCGTGCGGCGCGTTCGCGCGTCAGCCCGAGCGAAGACGCCAGCGCGAGCACCGGCGTGATGGCGACCACGCCCGGATGCAGCATCGCCGCGCGGTGCGCGTCGTCGATCTCGCGAAGATGCGCAATGCCGGCGTTGACGAAGCCGGCAGCCAGCGACGTGGCGCCTTCGGGCTTGCCGCCGAACAGCGCCGCCTTGCCCGCGCCGGGCATCAGCGCCTGTCCCAGGCCGCGCAGCGTGGCGGCCGCGGGCATGTCTTGCGCCGACCAGCCGGCCGTGAACCAGTCCAGCAGCGCCTGCGCGAGACGTGCGCGCGTGGCGGACGTCAATGACTGGGCTGCCTGATGGAACAGATGCGCCACCAGCGTGGATTCGGGCAAGTCGGTGGAGACGGAAGGTGCGACCACTGCAGTCTTCTGGTTTTATTGAATGAAATTGGTGTCATTATATAAAATGACTCGACTTGCGAGGAATTTGCCAAATGAGCCTTTCCATCCGTTCCTTCTTCGACGCCGCCACCGCCACGTTCTCCCACGTGGTCGACGACGGCGAAGGCACCTGCGCGGTCATCGACCCGGTGCTGGGCTTCGACGCGCATTCCGGCCGCACCGATGCGCGTCCGGCCGAGGCGGTGGCCGCGCACATCGAGGCGCAGGGGCTGCGGGTGCAATGGCTGCTGGAGACGCATGCGCATGCGGATCACCTGTCCGGCGCGCCCTGGCTGCAGCAGCGCTTCGGCGGCACGCTGGCGATCGGTGCGGGCATCACCCACGTGCAGCGTGAATTCCGCGGCGTCTTCAATGCCGGCGACATGGCCGTGGACGGCTCGCAGTTCAACCGGCTGTTCGCCGATGGCGAGGCCTTCGCCATCGGCCGGCTGCAGGCGCAGGCGCTGCATGTGCCAGGCCACACGCCGGCGGACGCGGCCTACCGCATCGCCGATCCGGCGGGCGGCCCGGACGCGGTGTTCGTCGGTGACACACTGTTCATGCCCGACCTGGGCACGGCGCGCTGCGACTTCCCGGGCGGCGACGCGCCCACCCTGTTCCGTTCGACCCGGCGCCTGCTCGCGCTGCCGCCGCAGACCCTGCTCTACCTCTGCCATGACTACCCGCCCGCGGGGCGAAAGGCCACCTGCATCACCACGGTCGCGGACCAGCGCACGGGCAACATCCACGTGCGCGACGGCATGCCCGAGGCCGACTTCGTTGCGCGCCGCCAGGCGCGTGACGCCACCCTGGCGCTGCCGGCACTGATGCTGCCGGCGGTGCAGGTCAACATGCGCGCGGGCCGCATGCCGCCGCCCGACGCCAATGGCACTGCCTACCTGAAGATTCCCGTCGACCGGCTGTGAGCCCCGCGGGTGTTACCGGCGCCAGTCGCGCGGCGGACGGCTGCTGAAGCCCTGCTGCAGCAGCGCCTTCTGCGCCACCTGCACGGCCTTGCGCTGGGCCGTGGCGCTCTGCCGCTGCGCGAGGCCGATCACCACCAGCGCGCCCTGGAAGGCGCCATCGCTGTCGAACACCGGCACGGCCACCGACGCGATCTGCGGCACCCGCTCCTCGCGGGTGATGGCGAAGCCGTCGCGCGCAATGGCCTGCGCATGCGGCGTGCTGCCGCCCGTGAAATAGCGCAGCACGTGCGACGACGAGCCGCCGGCCGAGAGCTTGAGCCGCGCGCCCACTTCCACATGGTGGCGCACCTCGTTGCTGCTGTTCTCGCGGTAGAGGCAGACGCGCTCGTCGCCGTCGCGCACGTAGAAGGCCACCGTCTCGCTGGTCTGCCGCATCACGTCCTGCAGGACCGGCTGCAGCCGCGAGCCGATGTCGAAGGTGCGCCGGTAGAGCATGCCCATGTGCAGCAGCGCCGGGCCAGGCGCGTAGGCGCCGTCGTCGAAGCGGTGGACCATGCGGGCGCGCACCAGCACGCCGAGCAGCCGCAGCAGCGTGGCCTTGTCCAGGCCCGTGCATTCGGCCAGTTCGCGCAGCTTCAGGCGCAGGCGGTCCTCGGTGAAGCATTCGAGGATCGACAGGCCGCGCTCGAGCACGCCGGAGGGCGGCTGCGGCGCACTGGCCTCCATCTCGGACGCCATCGCCTTCACGGGCGAGACAGCGTCCGATGCGCGCCGTGTCGTCTTGCGGGCCGGAGCCGCATCCGATGTCTTCTTCGAAGCTGGGGTAGATCTCATGGGTGCAGATTGTGTGCGATTGCCGCGTCGGGTCCGGCCCGGTTGACAGTGCGGTTCATGCCCGCCTAGAATTTTGTTTATTGAACTGTATTTCAATCAATGAAATACTGCAAATCAGTAGAAAACTATCCCTGCCTGGTGCCCGCTTGCCGGGCAGCTCATCCGCCTCTGCATGACCGTAACCATCGACATTCGCGCCGCCCCAGCCACCGACACGCTCGCCGAAACGCTGTCCGGCATCGTGGGCGCCGCCCATGTGCTGACGGCCGCCGCCGACATGGCCCGCTACGAGGCCGAGTGGCGCCACACCTACCCTGGCGCCGCGCGTGCCGTGGTGCGCCCGGCCAGCACCAGCGAGGTGTCGCGCGTGGTCGCGGCCTGTGCGGCGGCGGGTGTGCCCATC harbors:
- a CDS encoding MBL fold metallo-hydrolase; its protein translation is MSLSIRSFFDAATATFSHVVDDGEGTCAVIDPVLGFDAHSGRTDARPAEAVAAHIEAQGLRVQWLLETHAHADHLSGAPWLQQRFGGTLAIGAGITHVQREFRGVFNAGDMAVDGSQFNRLFADGEAFAIGRLQAQALHVPGHTPADAAYRIADPAGGPDAVFVGDTLFMPDLGTARCDFPGGDAPTLFRSTRRLLALPPQTLLYLCHDYPPAGRKATCITTVADQRTGNIHVRDGMPEADFVARRQARDATLALPALMLPAVQVNMRAGRMPPPDANGTAYLKIPVDRL
- a CDS encoding IclR family transcriptional regulator; its protein translation is MRSTPASKKTSDAAPARKTTRRASDAVSPVKAMASEMEASAPQPPSGVLERGLSILECFTEDRLRLKLRELAECTGLDKATLLRLLGVLVRARMVHRFDDGAYAPGPALLHMGMLYRRTFDIGSRLQPVLQDVMRQTSETVAFYVRDGDERVCLYRENSSNEVRHHVEVGARLKLSAGGSSSHVLRYFTGGSTPHAQAIARDGFAITREERVPQIASVAVPVFDSDGAFQGALVVIGLAQRQSATAQRKAVQVAQKALLQQGFSSRPPRDWRR